From Achromobacter spanius, a single genomic window includes:
- a CDS encoding AMP-binding protein, giving the protein MAWTPLPQLLLPAAGAQANAVIADSPPITREIFAQDSLRIAGALRARSVKRAALWFDDAVDLARALFACWRAGVVAVLPGDNQAQTCNGLDATVDAWLTDADLPVPSARQWRLADLHGDPALDAAELDESLTLVLCTSGSSGTPKHIVKQWRQLSAEVQALQQQWPDTQTPVLGSVSAQHMYGLPFRVLWPLCAGRSIDRRQRLYPEDLQQASLRYPTFAWIASPALLRRLGQRLDWAQLRGRLTRIHSSGGALPPEVSDDIERSLGLRPTEIYGSSETGAVAWRTGDTDWQPLPGVAVDLNDDGALRVSSPWVQADEQQTADGAELTANGFRLLGRLDRIMKIEDKRVSLPMVEQALMEHGYVTDVRLGKAAGASRLAALVALSAHGLHALRNQGRKAVVDALRGHLATRVESLAVPRTWRLLRHLPVNAQGKLPQTDFEAAAGPRPVAPAAIPADVPGQPGNERRYTLDIPYDLAYFSGHFPAAPVVPGVAQITWAMSLAQRDLHPGLHFAGMEALKFQRLLRPGDTAVLALKWDAAKQKLYFTFTVNDSPCSSGRVLHGASHDAA; this is encoded by the coding sequence ATGGCCTGGACGCCCCTGCCCCAACTGCTGTTGCCCGCCGCCGGCGCGCAAGCGAACGCCGTGATCGCAGATAGCCCGCCGATTACCCGCGAGATCTTCGCGCAGGACAGCCTGCGCATCGCGGGCGCCTTGCGGGCACGGTCGGTGAAGCGCGCCGCGCTCTGGTTCGACGATGCCGTGGACCTGGCGCGCGCGCTGTTCGCGTGCTGGCGCGCGGGCGTCGTGGCCGTCCTGCCCGGCGACAACCAGGCGCAGACCTGCAACGGCCTGGACGCCACCGTCGACGCGTGGCTGACGGATGCCGACCTGCCCGTGCCTTCCGCGCGGCAGTGGCGCCTGGCAGACCTGCACGGCGACCCGGCGCTTGACGCCGCGGAACTCGATGAATCCTTGACGCTGGTGCTGTGCACCTCCGGCTCCAGCGGCACGCCCAAGCACATCGTCAAGCAATGGCGTCAGCTCAGCGCAGAAGTGCAGGCGCTGCAGCAGCAATGGCCTGACACGCAGACGCCCGTGCTGGGCAGCGTGTCCGCGCAGCATATGTACGGCCTGCCCTTTCGCGTGCTGTGGCCGCTGTGCGCGGGCCGTTCGATTGACCGGCGCCAGCGGCTCTACCCCGAAGACCTGCAGCAGGCCAGCCTGCGCTACCCCACTTTTGCCTGGATCGCCAGCCCCGCGCTATTGCGGCGTCTGGGCCAGCGCCTGGACTGGGCGCAATTGCGCGGCCGGCTGACCCGCATCCATTCCTCGGGCGGCGCGCTGCCACCCGAGGTCTCCGACGATATCGAACGGTCGCTCGGCCTGCGTCCCACCGAGATCTATGGCAGTTCGGAAACGGGCGCGGTCGCCTGGCGCACCGGCGACACCGACTGGCAGCCGCTGCCGGGCGTTGCCGTGGACCTGAACGACGACGGCGCCCTGCGCGTGTCGTCGCCCTGGGTGCAGGCCGACGAGCAGCAGACTGCCGATGGCGCCGAGCTCACCGCGAACGGTTTCAGGCTGCTGGGCCGCCTGGACCGCATCATGAAGATCGAAGACAAGCGCGTGTCGCTACCCATGGTGGAGCAGGCGTTGATGGAACATGGGTACGTGACGGACGTCCGCCTGGGCAAGGCCGCCGGCGCCTCGCGCCTGGCCGCGCTGGTGGCGTTGTCGGCACATGGCCTACATGCCCTGCGCAACCAGGGCCGAAAAGCTGTCGTCGACGCGTTGCGCGGCCATCTGGCCACGCGCGTGGAATCGCTGGCGGTGCCGCGCACCTGGCGGCTATTGCGGCATCTGCCCGTCAATGCCCAAGGCAAATTGCCGCAAACGGATTTCGAGGCGGCAGCCGGCCCGCGCCCCGTGGCCCCCGCTGCCATCCCGGCCGACGTGCCCGGGCAGCCCGGCAACGAGCGGCGCTACACGCTGGACATTCCGTATGACCTGGCCTATTTCAGCGGGCACTTCCCCGCGGCGCCGGTCGTGCCGGGCGTGGCGCAGATCACCTGGGCCATGTCGCTTGCGCAGCGCGACCTGCATCCCGGACTGCACTTTGCCGGCATGGAAGCGCTGAAGTTCCAGCGTCTGCTGCGTCCCGGCGACACCGCCGTCCTGGCGCTGAAATGGGACGCCGCCAAACAGAAGCTTTACTTCACGTTCACGGTGAATGATTCGCCGTGTTCGTCCGGACGCGTTCTTCACGGGGCAAGCCATGACGCCGCATAA
- a CDS encoding acyl carrier protein: MHTRDEIFNTLRGALVELFEIEPERITPDAHLYTDLEIDSIDAIDLIDHVRRQTGRKLDANDFRTVRTVEDVVQAMMQKQDPAA; the protein is encoded by the coding sequence ATGCACACCCGCGACGAAATCTTCAACACGCTGCGCGGCGCCCTGGTCGAACTGTTCGAAATCGAACCGGAACGGATCACGCCCGACGCGCATTTGTACACCGACCTGGAAATCGACAGCATCGACGCGATCGACCTCATCGACCACGTGCGCCGGCAGACGGGCCGCAAGCTCGACGCCAACGATTTCCGCACGGTCCGCACCGTCGAGGACGTGGTGCAGGCCATGATGCAAAAGCAGGATCCGGCCGCATGA
- a CDS encoding phosphopantetheine-binding protein, with protein MNQLELELKTLVIESLGLEDITPDDIDREAALFGDGLGLDSVDALELGLALQKRYAITIDPETRNMREHFASIASLAAFVTAQRRD; from the coding sequence ATGAATCAACTGGAACTTGAGCTGAAAACGCTCGTCATCGAGTCCCTTGGGCTCGAAGACATCACGCCCGATGACATTGACCGCGAAGCCGCCCTGTTCGGAGACGGACTGGGCCTGGATTCGGTCGATGCGCTGGAGCTGGGCCTGGCGCTGCAAAAGCGCTATGCGATAACCATCGATCCCGAAACGCGCAACATGCGCGAGCATTTCGCCAGCATCGCCAGCCTGGCGGCATTTGTCACTGCGCAACGCCGCGACTGA
- a CDS encoding lysophospholipid acyltransferase family protein: protein MTTPAQIRQDFWLWRLIATGMAFTMFGVGGVLLRLMVFPPQRLLPGDRQDRQRRARWALNGTFRLFIRFMVRVGILTVEFKGAERLGRPGQMILANHPSLLDVVFLVGHVKNANCIVKHGLATNPFTRGPVANAGYITNDESFDMFDRAADVLRNGETLIVFPEGTRTPPDAMPQFHRGACAIALRGAQVVTPVVIRMNPRSLTKGEPWYRIPPSRMRYVIEVGEDIDPTTWSRVHPLPIAGRKMNAHLHAYFEAELARSAPAGAPMNALSPKTAQVESKQDESTGT from the coding sequence ATGACGACTCCAGCTCAAATCCGTCAAGATTTCTGGCTGTGGCGCCTGATCGCCACCGGCATGGCCTTCACCATGTTCGGCGTGGGCGGGGTGCTGCTGCGCCTGATGGTGTTTCCGCCCCAGCGCCTGCTTCCCGGCGACCGCCAGGACCGCCAGCGCCGCGCGCGCTGGGCCCTGAACGGCACCTTCCGGCTGTTCATCCGGTTCATGGTGCGCGTCGGCATCCTGACCGTGGAATTCAAGGGCGCCGAGCGTCTGGGACGTCCGGGCCAGATGATTCTTGCCAATCACCCGTCGCTGCTGGACGTGGTGTTCCTGGTCGGGCACGTCAAGAACGCCAACTGCATCGTCAAGCACGGCCTGGCCACCAATCCCTTCACGCGCGGTCCGGTCGCAAACGCCGGCTACATCACCAACGACGAAAGCTTCGACATGTTCGACCGCGCCGCCGACGTGCTGCGCAACGGCGAAACGCTGATCGTCTTTCCGGAAGGCACGCGCACGCCGCCCGACGCCATGCCCCAGTTCCATCGCGGTGCGTGCGCCATTGCGCTGCGCGGCGCGCAGGTCGTGACGCCGGTCGTGATCCGGATGAATCCGCGCAGCCTGACCAAGGGCGAGCCCTGGTACCGGATTCCGCCCTCGCGCATGCGGTATGTCATCGAGGTCGGTGAAGACATCGACCCAACCACGTGGAGCCGCGTGCATCCGCTGCCCATCGCGGGCCGCAAGATGAACGCCCACCTGCACGCTTATTTCGAAGCCGAGCTGGCGCGCAGCGCGCCGGCCGGCGCCCCAATGAATGCGCTGTCGCCCAAGACGGCGCAAGTGGAGTCAAAGCAGGATGAATCAACTGGAACTTGA